The genomic stretch ATTGGAACCTTGGAGCCCCGCCAAATTGTAAGCGGCTTTAAGGATTATGCACTGACCAGGTAAATTTTGTGTGTACTTTGGATTTCCATGTGTATGAATTACATGTGCTCTGTATCAGCATTGCCAAAAGATTTTCTTGTGCAGCATCTGGCAGAATCTCATAATTTGTATTGATTGGATAGTAATAATATCTTGCTTGTAGTGCCCTGAGAGATCGGCGCTTTTCTCCTATACAGTCGAAAGAGCTGCCATATTTGGAGTGCACAGTTTCTATATTGACGGAATATGAAACTGCACAAAACTACCTTGACTGGGAGGTTTGTTCCAGCTATTATCTCTTCATTTCATTGGTATCTATGGTTACAGCCACCAAAGTTATTTTATTATGTACTACTGCAGGTTGGAAAGCATGGCTTGATTATTGAGTTCACTGATCCAGACTACAATGTAAGACGCAGTGCAACTTATTTACCTGAGGTTGCTGCACATGAAGGTGAGTTTTTTAGTTATTAAAACTGCTACATGTAAGATAAAATCAACCAAAACCCCTTAAAAGATTCTAATGCCTTACAGTGGCATGAGTTTGTTGAGGAATTTGGTTCTACCTACCAAGGTACTTTAGATTTGTGAATCTCTATATAGAGTCTTCGAGTTGTCTAACAAAATATACCACCCAGCCTGTACCCTGATTTGGTACGAAGAATTGCATGAAGAGTGTAGATACGAAGTTAGTGTAAGCGGAGAGCCTAAAGTGCTGCATATGTTAACTTTATTGAATTGCAATAttgctactccctctgatccatattaaATGTCActaatttagtacaactttgtactaaacgacacttgttatggattggagggagtatatcATAAGCCTGAAATAATTGAAATTTAACACCATGAATAAACAGATCAAAAGTTTTAAATCAGTACATTCCTAGTTCAATTGGGTATTTGTAACCTAGGCCTGATCATCTGGCAGGTTGGACAATACTAGAGACTATTGACTCCCTCATGAGGAAGGCAGGCTACAATGGCACCATCACTGAGTCTTTGAGGGACAAAATCCGCGTCACCCGCTACCAGAGCACCCTCTACACCATGCACTACGGTGAATATGCTGCATATGTCAAGAAGAACAGAGGTGAAATTAACGCGGCGACCTTAGTTAATGGCTCCAAATAAAGCCAACGATTTAGTATCTGTATTGCAGCAGATAATATAAATCTATTTATGATTTGTCTCAGACGTATTTGGGGGTAAGAATTTGTTCGAAAATTCGACCCCCAATCATTGATATGCCATCATTTCATTCATTCCATGGAATGTGGGGTGCCATGTCAACAGCCCCCATAAAATCATGTCATTCTGGGATAAATGATGATGGTTATGTATCTGTAAACCTATGCACTATATAATTATaaataatttgatatcagttggtCATTCTGGTTGTGATCCCAGTTATGCAGTATTAAACCTTTTGTTACTTGAGATTTGATGTGGAATGTTTGTCAAATACTCAAATATTAGCAATATTGACACTAAACATGGTGGATGAACTTACAATCTGATCATTGGTGTGACCCTAGTGAAGAATAAAGAACAATCCTGCAGCTGGATACAGGCACCTCACAAAAAGAGCAATAACACCGCATTGTGCAGAATAGCCAATTACTGGTACTGGAGACAGAGTTTTTTTTATCTTGCAAGAAGATTAAAGCAAGAGCCATGAATGGTAGTCAGGTTACCTTCTGGCAACGGCTATCGTGAGTAGTTGTATCAAATGGTAAGTTTCCGCACAAGTGTCCTGGATGAGGATAATCTCTCAGTGCCACCTAGTTATGCATCATGACAGAGCAAACATCAGAGGTTTTGCCCAATTTATATGGATTCAACAACATAATGACAACACAGTTTCATGTCACAGGAAATTTGCAGCAATTATACTTAGCACAACTATAATTTTGAAGGGCTTAATACATTGTTTCTCATTGCAAAGCATACTCAAGTTATTTACTACATGTCTCTCAAAAAAGTTATTTATTACATGGCTGTAACTTAGCAAGAAAATGATAGCCAGTTCAGAGAGGCTCTCTTGCGACTACGACAAAATCGTCATTGCCTTCCTCATAGAACACTCTTCCTCCAATGACCATCTCAGGGAGGTGTTCTAATGCATCTTCTTCAATGCATTCGTCGCCACGATTGCTGCTTCAGATCCAAGCTTCATCGGTGACATGGTTTGAATGACCTCCTCAAAGCATTCTGATTCGCACTTCATCAGCGACATGTCAGGAATGACTTTCTCAGTGTGTTCAGCGGCACCCCTACCATCCTCATGTTCGACCTTGCAAAGGATGGATTTTTAAGGCAGTTTTGGCCTGGTTTCCGGTCAATCCACCGTAGATTTGGGGAAAGGGTGTGCCTAAACGGCAGCGAGAGTGGTTTGGGCGTTTATTGGCCTATATTTGCCAGCTGTGTTGGTTAATCGCAGTTGCAGAGGATAAAAGAGGATTTTCCTTTTGGCCTTAGTTAGGACTTGGGGGACATAGGTAGGATGTTTGGTGTTGCAGATTTTCATACTAGATCCTGCCCTGCAATTCATAAAATGCTGTTTTGTTCCATGGCATTATTGTGTGGGGTGTCATGTCAGTGTGTGTTTAGGCTATTTACTAGCTTCTAGACTGCAGTTTCTGAACAATATTCTAGTGTTAAGTGTTGTAACATGTGCAATGTCTGAACTCATTGGGTCAATTTTTGCAACTTCAGCCCCCTGTTTGTCACCTGGAAGAAGGCTACCAATGGATCCAAACCACACCTAAGGGGATGCATTGGAACCTTCGATCCCCGCTAGATTGTAAGCGGCTTTAAGGATTATGCACTGACCAGGTAACTGTTGGATGGACTTTGGATTCCTTGTGTGTATGAATTAAAATACATGTGCACAGTGTCAATATTGCCAGAAGATTTTGTTCAGCAGCTATAGCTAGTGTTACACACTTTGTGTTGATTGGATTATATTAAATTAATAAACTCTCACTTCCAGTTGGGTGCAGGTTCATGTTCTGTTAATATAGAGACAGTGCACTCCAAATATGGCAGCTCCTCTGACTGTATCGGAGAAAAGCGCCTATCTCTCAGGGCACTACCTTGATTGGGAGGTTTGCTCTTGCAAGCTTCtactgatatcttttgattcaacTTCTATCTATGGTTAGAGGCCTCGAAGTTATTTTCTTATGTGACTGGTTGGAAAGCATGGCTTAGTTATTGAGTTCACTAATCCAGACTACAACGTAAGACCCAGTACAACATATTACCTGAGGTTGCTGCCAACGAAGGTGAGTTAAAAGCAAAAGTTCCTCTAACAATTATTTAATTACTAAAACTGGTATAAAATCAATCAAGATCCATTTGAAAAAGAGTGTAGGTTTGCGTTTTTCAAGAGATATTAAGAATATTGCATTGGAAATAGGTTAACTACTATCTCTGACCTCCTTAATTTCACTACATCCAATGGGCTACATGCATACAGAAAATAAGGAGTTTATGTGCTAAATGCTATTGGCCCTAATTTacgtactccctctctcacagtttataaggcacgcgcgtacccctagattgcaaatttgatcaagttagcattagttatatgttataaaaattatatcattagaaagtttagatgttctattttctaatgatataatttttgtattatataatttaaattatataggttaaattgatgacctaggggtacgcgcgcgcctaataaactgtgaaggagggagtatgACGAGAGAGAAGCATTTAAAAGTGCATTGAAAAACgagaagtacactcttttgtggacaaatttTAACTCTAGATGCtaacttatttgaggacggatggAGTACTCTATAGAGTTTCATAGATATGGCTGAAACAGAAGAAAATTTAGGACCATGGCAGAACATATCAAAAGCTTCTAGTCGGTACATTCCCATGTCAATTTATAACCTAGGCCTGATAACCTGGCAGGTTGGACAATACTACAAACTATTGACTCCCTCATGAGGAAGGCGGCTACAATGGGACCATCACTGAGTCTTTGAGGAACAAAATCCGCGCCACCCGCTACCAGAGCACCCTGTACACCGTGCACTATGGTGAATATGCTCCATCTGTCAAGAACAGAGATGAAATTAACATGGCGTCCGTATTTAATGTTTCCAAATAAAGCCAATGATTTAGCATCTGTATTGCAGCAGAAAATATAAAACTATTTATGATTTGTGTCAGAAGGTATTTGGGGGTCAGAATTTGTTCGAAAAATTCGACCCCCAATCATTGATATGCCATCATTTCATTCATTCCATGGAATTTGGGGTGCCATGTCAACAGCCCCCCATTCAGGGATAAATGATGATGGTTGTGTATCTGTAAACCTATGCACTACAATTATAAATAATTTGAGTATTTCAGTCGGTCATTCTCAGTTGTGATCACAGTTATGCAGTATTAAACATTTTTTACTCGAGATTTGATATGGAATGTTTGTCAAATACACACATATTAGCAATATTGACACTAAACATGCTCGATGAACTTACAATCCTGAGTTAACTTGGTAGCATGGCAGTGCCCTTCTGTTCCTTTCCACTCTAGACAGCTGGATGCAGGTACCTCACACCAAGAACAATAACACTGCATTGCGCAGATCAGCCAATTATTGGTACTGGAGAAGATTTTTTTTATCATGCTTGCAAGAAGAAACGGAAAGAGCCATGGGTAGGTAGTCAGGATACCTTGCAGCAGCAGCTTTCGTGAGGAGTCGTATCAAATGGTAAGTTTCCGCACAAGTACCTTGGATGAGGATAATCTCTTAGTGCCACCTAGTTATTCACCATAATGGAGCAAACATCAGAGGTTTTAACCAACTTATATGAATCCAACATCATAATTATCAAAAAGTTTCATGTGACAGGAAATTTGTAGCAATTATACTTCATACAGCTATGATTTGAAGAGCTTAATACATCTTTTCTCATTGAAACGCATACTCAAATTATTCAGTACATGGCTGTAACTTGGCAAGAAATGATATCTAGTTCAGAGAGACTCTCTGGTGACAACGACAAAGTCATCATTGTCTTCCTCATCGAACACTCTTCCTCCAATATCCATCTCAGGGAGGTGGTCATATGCATCTTCTTCAACGCATTCATCAGCACCATTGCCATCTTCAGGTCCACGCTTCACCGGCGATATGTCAGGAATGACTTCCTTGAAGCATTCCAATTCACACTTCAGCAGCGACATGTCAGGAATGACTCCCTCAAAGTTT from Lolium rigidum isolate FL_2022 chromosome 4, APGP_CSIRO_Lrig_0.1, whole genome shotgun sequence encodes the following:
- the LOC124708946 gene encoding uncharacterized protein At2g38710-like — encoded protein: MVVATEEMAVYCFDTLVAHYSGEQPPPPAFEEGVHPLFVTWKKATNGSEPRLRGCIGTLEPRQIVSGFKDYALTSALRDRRFSPIQSKELPYLECTVSILTEYETAQNYLDWEVGKHGLIIEFTDPDYNVRRSATYLPEVAAHEGWTILETIDSLMRKAGYNGTITESLRDKIRVTRYQSTLYTMHYGEYAAYVKKNRGEINAATLVNGSK